The Oncorhynchus kisutch isolate 150728-3 linkage group LG8, Okis_V2, whole genome shotgun sequence DNA segment tttctaagtgaccccaaacttttgaacagtagtgtatattatttattttcatacatttttggGATGGAAAAAAAACTTTTAGGGTAAACTTAAATGACCAAAACCAGATAGAAATTATGTAGAGAAATATTGGAcctgtatattttttattattatattatctttgagaactaacaatcacctaAATAAATGCTAGACAGTCAAGGAGAATTTAAAATGTCAAAAACAATGAATTTAGCAGTATTCACTTTGTTATGTTTAagcaaaagaacacagcattatccatggcaaaatgcatagaattgtaAGAAACTTGCTTCAAAACTGCAAAATGGTATTTCAGCTGCATGGAGAAATTTGTACATTTGTGGGAGATTGgcataaaaaattataaaaagttcTCTACAGCACCAAGACGGGGGACTCTACACCCACCACCTGCTGCCACACCCACCACCTGAGCCactttttgatccagaaaaaacccTGTACTAGTAAACTGAACCTACCATGTCTATGCTATTTTTAGTAGTATACTATACTGTGTAGTTTACTGTAAACTAGACCTTGGCTGTCCTGTATGTATATGAATGCTttactgtacatgtacagtggggcaaaaaattattgaGTCAGCcaccaatgtgattttctggaaaaaaaattctcattttgtctgtcatagttgaagtgtacctatgatgaaaattacaggcctctctcatctttttaagtgggagaacttgcacaattggtggctgactaaatacttttttgccccactgtatgtactggTGGCTCTGTCAGCCCAAGCTGGACAACTAAGCGACCCATCAGTCCAAACCAAATATTGTAATAACAGCAGGTTCCTATTACAACGAACTGAGGCTTAGGTATAAATAGACCAGTACAACCCCTCCTTTATCCCTGTTTAGATTTAATGTCTAGTTATCTACACTTACTGCCTCGCCcgaccacacagacagacaccttaACACATATAGGCCTAGGTAAGACCACTGTAGGAGGCTGTTTTCACAACTAGgtgtctacagtgccttgcgaaagtattcacccccttggcatttttcctattttgttgccttacagcctggaattaaaatatttttttattggtttgtatcatttgatttacacaacatgcctaccactttgaagatgctaaatatttttttaattgtgaAGCAAACAAGAAATATTActaaaaaacagaacttgagtgtGCAAAACTATTCACTccctcaaagtcaatactttgtagagacaccttttgcagcaattacagctgcaagtctcttggtatctctctataagcttggcacatctagccactgggatttatgcccattcttcaaggtacaactgctccagctccttcaggttggatgggttcctgctggtgtacagcaatctataAGTCATACCACAGCTTTTCAATTGGACttaggtctgggctttgactaggccattccaagacatttagatgtttccctttaaaccacttgagtgttgctttagcagtatgcttagggtcattgtcctgctggataGTGAACCTCTGTtctagtctcaaatctctggaagactgaaataggtttccctcaagaatttctctgtatttagcgccatccatcattccttcaattctgaccagtttccctgtccctgccgatgaaaaacatccccacagcatgatgctgccaccaccatgcttccctgtGGGGATGCTGTTCtcaggtgatgagaggtgttgggtttgcgctagACATAGCGTTGTCCTTGATGGCTAAAATGCAacattttagtttcatctgaccagagtaccttcttccatatgtttggggcgtctcccacatgccttttggtgaacaccaaacgtgtttgcttattttcttttttaaagcaaatggcttttttctggccactcttccataaagcccagctctgtgtagtgtacggcttaaagtggtcctatggacagatactccaatctcagctgtggagctttgcagctccttcagggttacctttggtctctttgttgcctctctgattaatgccctccttgcctggtctgtgagttttagCGGGCGGCCCtcttttggcaggtttgttgtggtgccatattctttccattttttaataatggatttaatggtgctccttggaatgttcaaagtttctgatatttttctataacccaaccctgatctgtacttctccataactttgtccctgacctgtttggagagctccttggtcttcatggtgctacTTGCTTGGTAGCgcctcttgcttagtggtgttgcagtctctggggcctttcaaaacaggtgtatatatactgagatcatgtgacagatcatatgacacttagattgcacacaggtggactttatttcattaattatgtgacttctgaaggtaattggttgcaccagatcttatttaggggcttcacagcaaagggggtgaatacatatgcacgcaccactgtTCTGTTtaacttctttttttttcaacaagtttttttttttccatttcacttcaccaatttggactattttgtgtatgtccattacatgaaatccaaatccaTTTAAAGTACAGGTTGTAATGGAACAAAATAGGAAAACTGctgaagggggtgaatacttttgcaaggcactgtaggtaagcTGGATAAcatcagaaagacagagacaattGGCCAGGCAGGGTGAGGGTGTCCTGTCCTTCCAGGAGGGACGCCTGTCAGGGTGAACTGCCTGACTGCTGCAGTTTATCCTTGGACACCTTGATCGACCTCAAAAGGCTTGGATTCCCCACTATTGTATGTAGCTACTTGCTAAATTCTGTCCGAATCGGATTAATACTTTTCCCATCTGGGTCACTGTTGGGGCTAAAACTGGACAATGCAAAGGTCTTGTTCTCTGAAAAACTGATCTTGCAGTTATAGGGTATTCCCTTGAGGGGGTTTACTCTACACAAGGACGTATAGACAGAACTAGCTTTAATGACTATACCTGCTACTGGAGTTCTTCTTGCTTTTATTTTTCCGTTTCAAGCTGTCCTTCTCTTTGCTGGTGGTGAAAGGTAACATGGAGGCATAGCCATGTTCAGCTTCTGGAAATAAATTAGCAGGATATAAATCAATCCATCACTAATTCACAACACAGTGCAATGAATGCATTCAATACAACAATAGACATTCCAATGAAAACTGAGAGCCATAAATGTGTGATGAGGGAATACTGTATTTTTTAGCTAGGTAAGAAGTGAACTATTATTTGTATCACGTTTGTAGTTATATAGCTTGAGTATTAACATACAATCTCGATTTATGATAATTTCCCCCCTTTTCAGCCAATGATGTCATCTGAACTGGTGTAAACCCTGCTGGCTCCCCAGCCTAACCacaaaagagagaagggagaggtgggACATCGTCTGGACAGAACATCAAGATCAAATCCATTGGCGCAAGCATGAACCTTTCCCGTATGAATGTGACAAATATATTTTTTCGATCAAACATGGTCATTTCTGCATGTCAGTAAAATTGCAACACTATACTTCAAAGTGTTAGTAATAGAAAATATCCCCTGCATGGTTGACTGTATTTGCTGCTGTGCATTTGTTGTTGCTGTGAGCATATTGTTGCCAGCTGCCCCCCTTATTCGATGTACAATGCAATTATTAATTAATGTTTTTAAAATCTGGTCTATATCAATAATCAATCATTTATAATGAACCTGATAAATGGATTATGACAGGTGCACTCCCCAGCAATTCAAATGAGGCAGGGTAGCTCACTAATGATATAAAAACAATATGATACACAAAATGCTAAATATGTTAAcactgtacctctttctctgcgATCAAGGTATTCTGCTGCTTCGATCAACATCTGCACCATTTCGATCGCCGCCATTTTCAACAATAACACTGATAAAATGACAATCAGATACAGAATTTGGATAGCTAGCTACTCAACTGCTTCTGACTGTGGCTAGTCAGGGTACTTCACTTTCGGTAATGAAAATAAGCAAAGATGGATGCAAATTCTCGACAACAGAAGTCAgttatcggtgtgtgtgtgtgtgtgaaactgcTCTTGATAACTTAATTATTGACTAAATACATTGTCAAATTCGCTTGGCCGATGCTGGCTCGTGGTTACAATCGCTGTTACGGGTGCAAGCAAActaaatgctagctagctacaatgtTTGTGGAATCCCTAACACAAATATTTCAGGTAGAAAGCCTTGTTCTTGAAAAAGTAAAAATGACCGCAGATGGCTCTCAAAAACAAATGACGTTATAATTTATTAGCCGAACAGAAAATATACAGCAGCTCAAGCTGGCAAGAAAAACTAACGTCTAACCGGTTAACAAATTAACTTCATACAGTCTGCCTTAAATATCAAAATTAGGTACGCTTGTGATAACCATATATTTAAAACATTCATGTGAGATCTATTCGAAATTTCGAACCAGCGAATATAGTTAGCTATCCAACGTTAAAATAGCCTCGTCAAATTCAAATACTGTAACTAACAAGCGCCTAGTTATGCTGGCCGATCACGTGTGGGTCGTCTCGAGCTGCAAAGGCTGACACGAAAATGTTTATTAAAAAAATACTAGGTCAAAAGAGAAGCTAAATAAACTGCTACCTTGCAACAGTGTTTATATGAACGACAGCAGTTTTTCTGGTAAACTACTGTGTTTGCCAGAGAGCTTatgggtgcgttcgtaaattgaCTCTGGAGTGACCgagtgcgctctgggcgttcgtaaattcagagcgttacgctctcggagcgcacactggacgctctggccgaggagtagggttgttacAAGCATTCTGACCTCAACGGCAGTCAAGAacccaagctaacgttggctagcttctTCCAGACAAAAATTGAGAGAACacctctgaccattttactcggcctagcagagctggttaagctgttttcatgttatccatacTGTTAGTGACTAACTGAGATGcgggcaacaatttaattacgctttttttccCCCTACGTTTACTGGCACTGGGCATCCATCCGTTATTCTGCACACTCAAACGAGAGTTCTGAAATcggagtgaatttacgaacgcgcCCTATATGAGCTGTGATGCGATTGGGTATCCTACATAGTAACACCAACAGGGCTGTCATGTGCAACTGGTTAACATTTTCGCCATTTTGGCGCCATCATATCATTGTTACAGGAAAAGAGCCACAATGGAGTCTTGTTTCGCTACTGTTGTTGGCACCAAGTAAGTGTTTTGGCGTGCCATTGATTGTTCTCACCGAGTCAAATCGCGATTCGTCAACAACTCGCACGGGGCGACATGCTGCTTTCGCTGTGTACACCGGTGATTGGTTTTTCAGTGtttccggttcctagtccaactctctaaccactaggctaccctgccaccccgtgATGCAGAAGCAGGTTTTGCTGCAGAAGTCATTAAGCATTTTTTAAAACcatatctataaaaaaaaaaaagtgaattcTAGAAACCATGACAAGAGAGAGCAGTCCTCAAATTCCCGTTCGGGTAAATTTACTTAAAAAGACCCATAACCACTTGGAATCTCCAAATATGCTTGAAAACCACATAGTAGGTTGTTGAAAGCAGGTTAGGACATTGACATACAATTCAACGCTGGCTCTTGCCCTCATAGTATGTGGtggcaaaatatattttatgcgTGCTTGACTGCGCCATAGTTCGATTACACTTTGGGAAGATTCAGTTGTGAAGTTCAGTTAGAATTGGATCAAAATGCCCAGAATTGCATCCATTTAATTGGAATGCAATTAAGTGTgactactatactgaacaaaaatataaacgcaacaatttctaagatttcgctgagttacagttcaaggaaatcagtcaatttaaatgaattaattaggccctagtctatggatttcacgactgggcaggggtgcagccataggtgggcatatcagccaatcagaatgagtttttccccacaaaaagggctttattaccgACAAACATTCCTGAATGTcgctgtggtctaaggcactgcatcgcaatgcttgaagcatcaCTATATATCTGCGTTCGATCCCGGACTGTGACAACCGGCTGTGACCAGGAGTCCCATTgagtggtgcacaattggtccagcgtcgtccgggataGGGGAGGGCTTTACttggccgggtgcctgcaggctgacttggTTGTCAGTTGAAttgtgttttctccgacacattggtgcatgCAGGTGTTAAGGAACgcggtttggtgggtcatgttttggaggacgcataaTTCAACAGTCAcctctcccaagcccgttggggagttgcagcgatcagacaagatcgtaattaggagaaaagggggtaaaatgaaaaaataattataatactCCTCCGCACCtcgacgatcccacaggtgaaaaaGCCTGGAGGTGGTCCTGGGCTTGTGTGGTTAcacggaggtggcttatggtagagaaattaacattcaatgctctgacaacagctctggtggacattcctgcagtcagcatgccaattgcacaatccatctgagacatctgtggcaaaactgaacattttagagtggcattttatttttttattgtccccagaatAAGCTTTGTGTACCTATGGAACATTTATGGGATCTTTCATGTCACCTCATGAAACCAGCACCATATGTTGCTttttcatttttgttcagtgtagtaagcaacaacaaaaaaagactaCAGCTTGAGCACTCCTAAACCATCATTTCGCAAACTGgtatgcagcatcatctggatgtgtGGAACAAAAGTTTAACATTCACCttctaccatttctgtcaagacTTCTACACATACAATTTGATGCATGTGTTCAATAAATCCAACCTATGAACCACAGAacacaatgctgcaaggcaaacacagcgttccattggaaattaatgtacttctggtgtagcAAAACACAATGACGCTGTAGGTGTGATCAAGGGGGAGGCAAGACAGAACGCGAATGTCAGCCATGAGCAGTACATCACGTAGGGAACCGAACAGAAAATATAGCTCACTGAATGAAAAGGGAACCGTATGCAACTAATGAATACATCAGTTTGGTGATGACAAATGGTGGAGATTCAACAAGTAGAATTGTTGGGAAACGAATAAAATGACAGCAGACGTTGTGGTCAAAGGCGATAGGAAGGCTAACCGCTGATTTCAACCGTTTGTCCTTAAAACCATATACCGAAGATGACATGAGAAATGAGCCTAGAGGGAATTTGAACACAACTGAAGAGGGGTTTGTGCTCAAATCCCACCCATTAAAATACTTGCCTTCAAAAATATTCTCATACCTTCCAGCAATCAATTAACTATCCCACTTAGAGCTTTACATTTCAATAATTTGGCAATTTACATCAATCGTAAAAATGAGAATGAGTCATGATCTGAATTAACGTTTTTAATCTGACCCAAAAACACCTCAATTAAAATGCACCCTGAAAAGCATATCGACCCAGGCATGTTGTCAACAAGACTCATTCTTAAAATAAGCTAAACATATTACAGAAACATGTAATTCTATTCAGTTGCATGGGTCTTTGCATAACTTATATGCAGTGCAGGCtgtcaaaatgagaaaagaaaaaaatacataataCAAAAAAAAGAAACTTTATCACAAACACAGTCTAGAGACGACAAGGCTAAAATAGTATATTTTAGGGAACATCAATGAGTATGTTCTGTTTATCCTACTTCAAGCAATGAAATCCAGAGGTCTGTTGAATCCACCTTTTCTGTTCATGTACTGCCTGAAAAGAAAAAATATACATACAAAACTGTTACCATTACATCATCATCCACCAATAGGAGAGCCAAAATGTCTGCATAGAAACACCTGCAGAGGTGATTGGCAGCAATGAGCATAGTCACTGTTCAGACTGCTCAATATCAGCCTGGACCTTGTGCCTTGCAGTTGGAATTGTTGATTTATAAACAAATGAAGCTAGTTGGTGCATAAATCAACAAAATACGCTAGGTGACCTGAATGTGatggaaaataataataataatatcctaACAAGAAGGACTAGATATTGGTAGTCCCACACATTGATATATTATATACTAAATGCAGTCTATATTACAGCATTTTCACAACTACACGTGAGCAGCGCCACCCAATTTTGTAATttaaatattatttgtgaaataAAAAGCCACATAAGCCAACTCTTGGTTAATGATAATGAATCAACAGACCTGTATTTCCTCTTCTGAGACACATTGATAGCATGCGCATTGACTGCTCCATTGGTCTTCTTCCCCTGTTGGCAATGACAACTACATTAATACATCACACATCCAGAAACATGAGGTTGTTCACCCTTCGTTCACCTGTGGCAATAAACAATTAAGTTGTATCAAACCAAAACATCTTcctgcaataaaaaaaaaattccaGACAAATGGAGACCTAATTGAACTCCTTTGAAAAGAATCACACCCATTTCAGATGATCTTAGTCTTACAAACTGTTTACCAAAAGTGGAGTGTGTCAAGTTCTTAGAAATCACTATTATGATTGTTAGATCCTTAATTCTTGTTGGTGAAGTGCACTGTACAATCAGTTAGTTTTAGAAAACTGTGCCCCCTTGTGGTGAGTTGGACAATTTCAGCAATTACCTGTCAACAGGATAATTATTCTGCAGACTCAAGACTAAATAAAAGCATCTAATATCTACAGATATCTTTGGCAAGCCTAACCAGGAACCTCTAGATTTGAGACGAGTTGACAGAATCCTTACTTTTGTGGTGTCAAAGTTGCCAAATCCCATAATCTTCATCATCTCAATCTCCTCTTCCGTCTTGCCCTGCATGTCTTCCTCTATAAACAATACACACTTTTAGACACTGACATGCAACAGTAGTATTTCTCCATATTCTCACAGAAGGGGTGCATCCCAATTAGcacacaacacccccccccccccccccccaaaaaaaaacagtcccagtcaaaagttgacatactcattcaaaggtttgtttatttagactattttctacattgtagaatagtgaagacatcaaaactatgaaataacatatggaatcatgtagcttccaaaaaagtgttaaatgaaAATATATTGTATGTTTGAGATCATTCAAAGTAGCCAAACTTTGCACACTCATTATCTCAACCATCTTCATAAggtagtaacctggaatgcaacaattaacaggtgtaccttgttaaaagttaatttgtggaatttctttccttcttaatgcatttgagccaatcggttgtattgtgacaaggtaggaatggtatacagaagatagccctatttggtaaaagaccaagttcatattatggcaattacagctcaaataagcaaagagaaacaacaggccaccattactttatgacatgaaggtcagtcaagtcagaacatttcaaaaactattcttcaagcgcagtcgcaaaaaccctcaagcgctatgaaactggctctcatgaggacggccacaggaaaggaagacccagagttacctctgctgtagaggataagttcattagttaccagcctcagaaattgcagcccaaataaatgcttcagagtttaagtaacagacaaactcaacatcaactgttcagaggagactgcttaaatcagaccttcatggtcaaattgctgcaaagaaaccactactaaaaggtgactaataagaagagacttgcttggaccaagaaacatcgagcaatggacattacatcggtggaaatctgtcctttggtctgatgagtccaattttTAGATTTTTGGCTCCaaacgccatgtctttgtgagacgcagagtaggtgaacgaatgatctctgcatgtgtggttcccaccatgcatggctaccacagcattctgcagcgatacgccatcccatctgttttgagcttagtgggaatatcaattgtttttcaacaggataatgacacaaaacaaaagcagccaacaagtgctcagcatatgtgggaactccttcaaaacggTTGGGAAAGCACTCCAgtttaagctggttgagagaacgccaagagtgtgcaaagctgtcatcaaggcaaagggtgtttacttagaagaatctcaacacttttttggttactacatgattccatgtgtgttgttacatcgttttgatgtcttcactactattctacaatgtagaaaacagtaaaaataaagaaacaccttgaatgaataggtgtccaaaagtttgactggtactgtatatatacacacagggctctggtcaaaagtactgcaccaTGTAGAGAATCGAGTGTCATTTGAGACACATACAAGATCATAGTAGATAAACCACCTGAGATCTGATGCTCCTTTATTGGCTTATCCTTGGAATCCTTTTTATCTTCTTCATCACGCCTGTCCTTCTGCCTGGAGGGGGAGCCGGAAGAAGAGCGCAGCCGACGAGGAGACCTAAagacaagagacagagatagcTGGTGGACGGACGGGTTATCTAGGCAGAGGtcccattctatatacttcttgAAGTGCGCACAAATCATTTTCCCTTATGGACTGGTTTAACAAATATGGTGGAAACTGGAAACACTCCCGCCACCCCAATCCAATGCTTGTAAATTATTGAGGATGAGGAAGTGCACATTTGGGGAGAAGGGTGTGGAATCGGAAAACAGCCCTAGTGATACTTTTGCAGTACAGAAATAGTCAAACTTCCCCCTAAGAGCACAAGGTATCACAGTCTCTTTAGCCAGATATATTTATGTCAATGGGAGTGTAGACCGAGGTTACACCACATAGGCCTAGAGAAGTAACCAATGACCCTGTGTGAGTCCACTGTCAACCCCCTTTTAGTTGAGATGACTCACTGGGGGTCTCTTCCCTCACCTTGAGCGCCGCCTTCGGGCTGGAGAGCGCGAGCGGCTCCTTCGCCTTTCCCTGTCCCGAGAACGGGAGCGTTCCCTCTCCCTGCGCTTTCGTTCACGGTCCCTTGAACCAGAGCGAGAGCGTCGTCTCTCTGCAGACAAGGAACAAACAGACCAAGACATGACTTAATATGGCGGAGGACCAAGAACAGCATCCATGTTATGAATCCTTACATGAATAGAATTTTGTTTAGTGAATGGGTTCAATAGACTTTCGTACTACCTCGAAGTGAAGATGTTGCTAAAGTGTTGAATCATTTGTCTTTATATGCAGGGTGTCATTCCTCCAAAATACAAAAGTACATATTTTTTTTAGCAGGTTATATACCGCCagactagctctggtccaggtgcATGCAACAGAGACAGACGCAGGTTGTAGTGCAGATCCAACACATGCACGTGGACCAGAGCTAGTCTGGtcgtttctgtattgttttaaatGACACCCTGTGCATACAGAGAAAGTATCTAACACTCTAGCAACATCTACACTTTGGTGAGTTACAAAAGTATATTAAAATGACtctaaatacattttttggggaaacTGAAAGAGTCAAAGGAATATTCCACAGAGTAGAGGCAACTTGTAGTTGTTGTGTGATGGACCAGAGAAAGACACACTAGCTATGTTCATAGCATAGCATGTTCATAGCCCAGTCATAGTAGACCAgcagaggctgctgaggggaggacggcttacaataatggctggaacggagcagtATCAACCACATCtgatgtttgataccattccaaccattatgatgagctgtcttcccctcagcaaTCTCCACTGACTATAGGGACGTCAAACGTTCAGCCTGCAGCACAGACCCTTTGGACGCTCTAGTCTAGAGCGACCGGTTAAATTGTGATTAtcagcatttttttttacatctctaAATGGTTAAACTACTGAGAAATATAAAGTATGTGATTATTGAAACAAATCTGTGTGTTTAACTTACTATCACGATAAATTAAGCTATACATTAATAAGATATGGGGGAAAAATTATATGTTACTTTCCATGTTGTGGACAGTATTTGTTAATACATTACACAAGCTGACATTTTGATAGCATCGGGTCATCAAATTTTTACCTCAAGCGCTTAAAACAGAT contains these protein-coding regions:
- the snrnp27 gene encoding U4/U6.U5 small nuclear ribonucleoprotein 27 kDa protein; this translates as MGRSRSRSPPKRERRRSRSGSRDRERKRRERERSRSRDRERRRSRSRSPARRRRSRSPRRLRSSSGSPSRQKDRRDEEDKKDSKDKPIKEHQISEEDMQGKTEEEIEMMKIMGFGNFDTTKGKKTNGAVNAHAINVSQKRKYRQYMNRKGGFNRPLDFIA